One genomic window of Glycine max cultivar Williams 82 chromosome 16, Glycine_max_v4.0, whole genome shotgun sequence includes the following:
- the LOC100795760 gene encoding chaperone protein dnaJ 11, chloroplastic has product MFTAPFPTSTVTLSGESVTSPPRHVRFRSVVSFATATFTEEQQHKAAPYLRPHHGMALSATLYDILGIRATASGEEIRAAYRRLARVCHPDVAPVERKESSAGEFMKIHAAYCTLSDPEKRDSYDRSLFRRQQRPVKTTSSGASGYGGRNWETDQCW; this is encoded by the coding sequence ATGTTCACAGCACCTTTTCCTACATCCACTGTTACTCTCTCCGGTGAAAGCGTAACCTCACCGCCGCGCCACGTCAGATTCCGGTCAGTAGTATCGTTCGCCACCGCCACTTTCACGGAGGAGCAACAACATAAGGCAGCTCCGTATCTGAGACCTCATCACGGGATGGCTTTGAGCGCGACGCTGTACGACATTCTGGGGATCCGCGCCACGGCGTCCGGCGAGGAAATCAGGGCGGCGTACCGGCGACTGGCGAGGGTGTGCCACCCTGACGTGGCGCCGGTGGAGCGAAAGGAATCCTCTGCGGGCGAGTTCATGAAGATCCATGCTGCGTACTGCACGCTCTCGGATCCCGAGAAGCGCGACAGCTACGATAGAAGCTTGTTCCGGCGCCAGCAGCGACCGGTCAAGACGACGTCGTCGGGGGCTTCCGGCTACGGTGGGCGGAACTGGGAAACGGACCAGTGTTGGTAG
- the LOC100796280 gene encoding SWI/SNF complex subunit SWI3C isoform X1: protein MLASPSENRTRCRKRKRDSPISRRHQKHEEEEDDDDENPNAEEDLAERDYDSEDQTHHNHPNSQPHVETEVLSDHGVQMSQFPPVIKHSVNRPHSSVTTIVALERALHGIALTRFQFLNLQNAPLDFGTDDFYIARKSSIESHLQQIRDGMAEEFLIKSWETHIGTTCRGVNWGCHSLDELRADVSCVGGTCLASLCKLLAQDYRS from the exons ATGCTAGCCTCTCCTTCAG AGAACCGAACCAGATGCAGGAAGCGTAAGAGAGATTCGCCAATCAGCCGGCGCCACCAGAAGCACGAGGAGGAGGAGGACGATGACGATGAAAACCCAAATGCGGAGGAAGACCTCGCCGAACGAGACTACGATTCGGAGGACCAAACGCACCACAACCACCCTAATTCGCAACCTCATGTGGAGACGGAGGTCCTCTCCGACCACGGCGTTCAGATGTCGCAGTTCCCGCCAGTGATAAAGCACTCCGTGAATCGCCCTCACTCCTCCGTCACCACAATTGTTGCTCTCGAGCGTGCCCTCCATGGAATCGCCCTCACTAGATTTCAG TTTTTGAATTTACAGAATGCTCCTTTAGATTTTGGTACTGATGACTTTTATATTGCAAGAAAGAGTAGCATAGAATCCCATCTGCAGCAAATTCGTGATGGCATGGCTGAGGAGTTTCTTATTAAGTCATGGGAAACACATATTGGAACAACATGTAGAGGAGTTAATTGGGGCTGCCATTCTTTAGATGAGCTTCGCGCTGATGTTTCTTGTGTTGGGGGCACTTGCTTGGCATCTCTCTGCAAACTTCTGGCTCAAGACTATCGGAGCTGA
- the LOC100796280 gene encoding fanconi-associated nuclease 1 homolog isoform X2 — MLASPSENRTRCRKRKRDSPISRRHQKHEEEEDDDDENPNAEEDLAERDYDSEDQTHHNHPNSQPHVETEVLSDHGVQMSQFPPVIKHSVNRPHSSVTTIVALERALHGIALTRFQNAPLDFGTDDFYIARKSSIESHLQQIRDGMAEEFLIKSWETHIGTTCRGVNWGCHSLDELRADVSCVGGTCLASLCKLLAQDYRS; from the exons ATGCTAGCCTCTCCTTCAG AGAACCGAACCAGATGCAGGAAGCGTAAGAGAGATTCGCCAATCAGCCGGCGCCACCAGAAGCACGAGGAGGAGGAGGACGATGACGATGAAAACCCAAATGCGGAGGAAGACCTCGCCGAACGAGACTACGATTCGGAGGACCAAACGCACCACAACCACCCTAATTCGCAACCTCATGTGGAGACGGAGGTCCTCTCCGACCACGGCGTTCAGATGTCGCAGTTCCCGCCAGTGATAAAGCACTCCGTGAATCGCCCTCACTCCTCCGTCACCACAATTGTTGCTCTCGAGCGTGCCCTCCATGGAATCGCCCTCACTAGATTTCAG AATGCTCCTTTAGATTTTGGTACTGATGACTTTTATATTGCAAGAAAGAGTAGCATAGAATCCCATCTGCAGCAAATTCGTGATGGCATGGCTGAGGAGTTTCTTATTAAGTCATGGGAAACACATATTGGAACAACATGTAGAGGAGTTAATTGGGGCTGCCATTCTTTAGATGAGCTTCGCGCTGATGTTTCTTGTGTTGGGGGCACTTGCTTGGCATCTCTCTGCAAACTTCTGGCTCAAGACTATCGGAGCTGA